In one Candidatus Woesearchaeota archaeon B3_Woes genomic region, the following are encoded:
- a CDS encoding alanine--tRNA ligase — protein MHHKEITNIFLNYFIDRDHHLLPNQSLIPSESDSSGLFINSGMHTIKPYFYGIEKPQKSKLCSIQKCLRTIDIDNVGYNRRTLTLFSMLGSWSINDYWKEDAIPLAYELLVDSFGFDPNKLSVTYFEGDDKVPEDLETKAEWEKVGVPEERIIKLDGKNNFWSAGPTGLCGPCTEIYFDRGEEYGCGEETCKPSCDCDRYLEIWNAGVFIQYDRQKDGSLKTLQLISVDTGAGLERIATILQGKDSVYDTTIFKPIVSNIISSCSIEKEDLSSENKYVRIIADHLRASTFLLAENIIPSNIDRGYVLRRLLRRSINHASSLGIEKDGLVGVVDKIILNEGEEHTYLQENKDIILLNFAREYDGFIKTLNKGKKKLMQAIEGLFQGSELESQIAFNLFDTYGFPFELTEEICKQKGIIVNQNTFKDLLQEHKAKSRAGFQKKFSSGLMTSSYICVKYHTATHLLHQALRDVLGEEVEQKGSNVTPERLRFDFSFQRPLTPEEISNVEEIVNQKIKSNLKITKKVTSLEEAIASGAIALFQDKYDKKINVYSIGDYSKEVCKGPHIQETSELGNFKIIKEKSSSSGIRRIRAVLKEEF, from the coding sequence ATGCACCATAAAGAAATTACCAATATTTTCTTGAATTATTTTATAGATAGAGATCATCATTTATTACCAAATCAATCTTTAATACCATCTGAATCTGATTCATCTGGTCTTTTTATAAACTCAGGTATGCACACAATAAAACCTTATTTTTATGGAATAGAAAAACCTCAAAAAAGTAAGCTATGTTCAATACAAAAATGTTTAAGAACAATAGACATTGATAATGTTGGATATAACAGAAGGACTTTAACACTCTTCTCTATGTTAGGCAGTTGGTCAATAAATGATTATTGGAAGGAAGATGCTATTCCACTTGCTTATGAATTATTAGTAGATAGTTTTGGTTTTGATCCAAATAAGTTAAGTGTTACTTATTTTGAAGGAGATGATAAAGTACCTGAAGATTTAGAAACAAAGGCAGAATGGGAAAAAGTTGGAGTCCCAGAAGAAAGGATTATAAAATTGGATGGAAAGAACAATTTTTGGTCTGCAGGACCTACAGGTTTATGTGGGCCTTGTACAGAAATTTATTTTGATAGAGGAGAAGAATATGGTTGCGGAGAAGAAACATGTAAACCTAGTTGTGATTGTGATAGGTATTTGGAAATATGGAATGCAGGGGTATTTATTCAATATGACAGACAAAAAGATGGTAGCTTAAAGACTCTCCAACTTATAAGCGTGGATACGGGTGCAGGTCTTGAAAGAATAGCAACTATCTTACAAGGCAAGGATTCAGTATATGACACCACCATATTTAAACCAATCGTTTCCAATATAATCAGTTCTTGCAGTATAGAAAAAGAAGACTTATCATCAGAAAATAAATATGTTAGAATCATAGCAGACCATTTAAGAGCCTCAACATTCTTACTAGCCGAAAACATTATTCCAAGCAACATTGATAGAGGTTATGTTTTGAGGAGACTTTTGAGGAGATCAATAAATCATGCTTCAAGTTTAGGTATTGAGAAAGATGGTCTAGTTGGTGTTGTTGATAAAATAATCCTCAATGAGGGTGAAGAACATACATATCTTCAAGAGAACAAGGATATAATATTACTTAATTTTGCTAGAGAATATGATGGATTCATCAAAACCCTAAATAAAGGTAAGAAAAAATTAATGCAAGCAATTGAAGGATTATTTCAAGGAAGTGAACTGGAATCACAGATAGCATTTAATCTTTTTGATACTTATGGATTCCCATTTGAATTGACAGAGGAAATTTGTAAACAGAAAGGAATAATAGTTAATCAAAACACATTTAAGGACTTATTACAAGAACACAAAGCCAAATCAAGAGCTGGTTTTCAAAAAAAGTTTAGTTCTGGTTTAATGACCAGTTCATATATCTGTGTGAAATATCATACTGCAACACATTTACTACATCAGGCTTTGAGGGATGTTTTAGGTGAAGAGGTTGAACAAAAAGGGAGCAATGTTACCCCAGAAAGATTAAGATTTGATTTTTCATTCCAAAGACCTTTAACACCTGAAGAAATTTCTAATGTAGAAGAGATAGTAAATCAAAAGATAAAATCTAATTTAAAAATCACAAAAAAAGTAACAAGTTTAGAAGAGGCAATTGCCTCAGGGGCGATAGCATTATTTCAAGATAAGTATGATAAAAAAATTAATGTCTACTCAATAGGGGATTATTCTAAAGAGGTTTGTAAGGGGCCACATATCCAAGAAACCTCTGAATTAGGGAATTTTAAAATTATTAAAGAAAAAAGTTCTTCATCAGGTATTAGGAGAATAAGAGCAGTACTAAAAGAGGAATTTTAA